One Streptomyces sp. R28 DNA window includes the following coding sequences:
- a CDS encoding ATP/GTP-binding protein, with product MSPRRNRPNGPKGAASSGQSAEVDRPGRYGGWQSAENWRGEDWNVRHVAGASAQGKAYRCPGCDQMIPDGVPHVVAWPDHAGVDDRRHWHRSCWNAKDRRTTRVQRSRNAPKF from the coding sequence GTGTCCCCGCGTCGCAACCGACCCAACGGCCCTAAAGGAGCTGCCTCGTCCGGACAGAGCGCCGAGGTCGACCGTCCCGGTCGCTACGGCGGCTGGCAGTCGGCCGAGAACTGGCGGGGCGAGGACTGGAACGTACGGCATGTGGCGGGCGCGAGCGCGCAGGGCAAGGCGTACCGCTGCCCGGGCTGCGACCAGATGATCCCGGACGGCGTCCCGCACGTGGTCGCCTGGCCGGACCACGCGGGCGTCGACGACCGCCGCCACTGGCACAGGTCGTGCTGGAACGCGAAGGACCGCCGCACCACGCGGGTGCAGCGGTCCCGTAACGCGCCGAAGTTCTAG